One Aegilops tauschii subsp. strangulata cultivar AL8/78 chromosome 2, Aet v6.0, whole genome shotgun sequence genomic window, AAATAACCATCATGATTTGCTTAGAACGAGCGAGTGACCCTcccatttctttttctttttttgaaacAAGGCCGTACCCTCCCATTTCTTTATCTTGTTTACAGAAGAAACCTTCAGGGTCTCCATGCTACAGTCCACTGCTAGTGTTCTGTTTTTCTTCATCTTATTCTTACCTAAGGATGTTGCCACAGCAGGGACATCCCCTGAGTATCCTGGCATTTTTGCTGGCACACGACCACAACACACTTCACTGTTTCTGCTTCCGTTTCTTCTTTTCCTGCATTCATAGTAGGACGCATGCAAGTTAATACCAGTCGCGTGCAACACAACAGGAAAAAAACGAGAGCATTGTGACCGAAGTTCTGAAACAGGGCCCCCCACATATGGCTGCTGATTTCCTTACCCTGTTGCTTTTTTTTGGTGGCAGGCGCCAGGCGGGATGGACAGGCTCAACGCCAAGCTGTACATGCAGAACTGCTACATCCTCAAGGAGAACGAACGGCTGCGCAAGAAGGCCCAGCTGCTGAACCAGGAGAACCAGGCCCTGCTCACCGAGCTCAAGCAGCGCCTCGCCAAGACCGCGGCCGGCAAGCCCACCGGCAACAGCAACGGCAACGCCGCCCGTGCGCCCCTCCCCGACCTCAATGCTGTTCCACCGGCACACGCCGTCCATGACAAGGCGGCGCCCAAGTCCAAGAAGACTGTCGCAAACTGAAGCCGCTTGCTCGGGTGCTGGAGAACATATCCAGTGCTTTCACTTCACCCATTAGGTAGTACGTACTGGTACTGGATATGTTCTCCTTGGTACTCTACTGCCATGCCATCATGTAGGATTTGCATTTGTAACCGCTAAGGGTCTAGCTCTGGATGTTGGGAATGTTTGCTTCGTTTTAGCTATGGAACTGCATGCCTACGTACTGTTATGTAGCAGAGTCCTCCTCCTTCTGAATGGATAGATAGATCAGATCAACTAGGAGTATATAAAGATGGTTGGGTTGGGTCAATGCGCGCGCTACATGGCTGTGGCATTGGACCAGCTTCTTCCTTTCCAGTCCTGGGAAATGTCATTTACAGCTCGTTTCATGGCAATGTACCAGCTCTAGTGCACGATGCTACCTTCAATTCTGGCTTCGATTGCTAAGTTGACTAATGGAGGTGACT contains:
- the LOC109744479 gene encoding protein LITTLE ZIPPER 3, giving the protein MDRLNAKLYMQNCYILKENERLRKKAQLLNQENQALLTELKQRLAKTAAGKPTGNSNGNAARAPLPDLNAVPPAHAVHDKAAPKSKKTVAN